A portion of the Saccharomyces paradoxus chromosome XV, complete sequence genome contains these proteins:
- the NUP1 gene encoding FG-nucleoporin NUP1 (FG-nucleoporin component of central core of the nuclear pore complex~similar to YOR098C) → MSSSTSSVVSSPHVGKRSFSSTIKSFFTNSNKKGPFSNKIFGSSFPHANHVEESDVEDTLHLKKRKRVSGTSQHSDSLIQDNNSAPIIIYGTESTERPPVLPILPIQRLRLLREKQRSRNMRELRLFQSTGLPSVTSSVILDSQDKTDGKDSYLRTSSTPSPIKKVSCTGQLPGESGENINVGLPILKSLKNRTSRKKFQNQSKGTVWSADFEYDLSEYNAIQKQNNNGNDINADGDQTTIGNRKNNKNNGLNGNLATCPNPTSEMEDLRSDINSNRLSNPQKNLLLNGPASTIAKTAAMQKNSVPNLESFDTPTLKKTTEPKKDKESIVLPTIGFDFIKDNETPSKKTSPTAASSAGAVFKSNLTMGEKDKSTKTVETPTLSFNFGHKANKPKVADNSVPSTTLFNFGRKPDTAPSANQPYTFGKTSEKSEKHTESEAPTLSFSKPAPFSDIPPKSTAPAFSFGKHKEKQGENGDKDNDDEEPRRKRRAPVNEDTNAKPLFDFGKNSSQKEAKNEKSEKVTSEKPSFVFGSSNKQTEHASPFAFGKKADVTGKTDSPTPFTFGKVAIVKESPAKPSETPATIVEKPTFTFRQSASENKNSEGSAKPTFPFSRPAEEQKSSSTSNSVAKPSFSFSSKSVDIQAPTDNKTLKSTFSFTEPAQKDSSVVSDPKKPSFTFAASKTTQQKPLFSFGKPDATKEPPGCKTSFGLTKPSPEETEKKATTQSFTFGGPATNHTTDTSIKPSFSFGATESTEPSTTTAVGSTGKLSNGFSFTKFNGNKEKSSSPNSLFGGSASSTPVPLLGKPTDVSSSTTSKSAFSFGTANAANASANSTSFSFKAPTTGNGTTTTANNTSGTNIAGGFDLGKPAQNIAGSNSNGAGSGFSFSSPGTAANGVASNQPSFNFGNNGAGGLNPFTSATPSANAGLFSKASSMGAQNINAPSAFNFTGNNSTTDGGSVFNMNNNSNANTVFAGSNTNQPHQSQNPSLNANNSFTPSTVPNINFAGFNGGNTITAVGTLKPSDIFGVNAASGSNSNTINPSSIFGGGSGVPTPSFGQPQSAPNQMGMGMNNGMSMSSGVMANRKIARMRHSKR, encoded by the coding sequence ATGTCTTCAAGCACTTCTTCAGTTGTGTCTTCTCCACATGTAGGAAAGAGATCATTTTCCTCCACTATAAAATCGTTCTTCACAAACTCCAATAAAAAAGGGCCATTTAGCAATAAAATTTTCGGTTCGAGCTTTCCACATGCGAATCATGTGGAGGAATCAGATGTTGAAGATACATTACatcttaaaaaaagaaagagggTGTCCGGTACATCACAGCATAGCGACAGCTTGATTCAGGACAACAATAGCGCTCCAATTATAATATATGGAACGGAAAGCACTGAGAGACCGCCGGTTCTACCAATTTTGCCCATACAAAGATTGAGGTTGTTAAGGGAAAAGCAGAGGTCGAGAAATATGCGCGAGCTTAGATTATTCCAATCAACTGGGTTGCCATCAGTTACATCTTCGGTTATATTGGACTCTCAAGATAAAACCGATGGCAAGGATTCGTACCTACGCACATCATCCACTCCTTCTCCGATTAAAAAGGTGTCTTGCACCGGACAATTGCCCGGAGAAAGCGGCGAGAACATCAATGTTGGACTACCCATTCtcaaatcattgaaaaatagaaCCAGTAGAAAAAAGTTCCAAAACCAGTCAAAGGGGACTGTTTGGTCAGCGGATTTTGAATATGACTTATCGGAATATAACGCTATACAAAAACAGAATAACAATGGTAATGACATTAATGCTGACGGTGATCAGACAACAATCGGCAACAGGAAGAATAACAAGAATAATGGTTTAAATGGCAACCTGGCCACATGCCCTAACCCAACAAGTGAAATGGAAGACCTACGTTCAGATATCAACTCTAATAGGTTATCGAATcctcaaaaaaatctactTTTAAACGGACCAGCTTCCACAATTGCGAAAACTGCCGCTATGCAGAAGAATTCTGTTCCCAATTTGGAGTCCTTTGATACACCTactttaaagaaaactacTGAGCCCAAAAAGGACAAAGAAAGTATCGTTTTGCCTACTATAGGTTTTGACTTCATCAAAGATAATGAGACACCATCTAAGAAAACTTCTCCTACGGCAGCTTCTTCTGCAGGTGCGGTCTTTAAATCTAATTTAACAATGGGGGAAAAAGATAAGTCAACGAAAACTGTCGAAACGCCCACTTTATCTTTTAATTTTGGTCATAAGGCTAATAAACCTAAGGTGGCCGACAATAGTGTCCCTTCCACAACTTTATTCAATTTTGGCAGGAAACCAGATACGGCTCCTTCTGCCAATCAACCTTATACATTTGGAAAGACATCCgagaaaagtgaaaaacaTACAGAATCAGAAGCACCTACACTCTCTTTCTCAAAGCCAGCACCTTTTTCAGATATCCCTCCAAAATCAACTGCTCcagcattttcttttggtaaACACAAAGAGAAACAAGGAGAGAATGGTGACAAAGATAACGATGACGAAGAAcccagaagaaaaaggcGCGCTCCTGTTAATGAGGATACAAACGCTAAGCCTCTGTTCGATTTTGGTAAGAACAGTAGCCAAAAGGAGGCCAAAAATGAGAAGTCAGAAAAGGTCACATCGGAGAAACCAAGCTTTGTCTTTGGTTCAAGCAATAAGCAAACTGAGCATGCATCACCATTTGCATTCGGGAAAAAGGCTGATGTTACAGGCAAGACGGACTCGCCTACGCCATTTACCTTTGGTAAAGTGGCCATCGTGAAAGAATCACCCGCCAAACCATCGGAGACTCCTGCTACAATAGTTGAGAAACCTACTTTCACTTTTCGCCAGTCAGCaagtgaaaataaaaattctGAAGGAAGTGCAAAACCTACGTTTCCCTTCTCTAGGCCAGCGgaggaacaaaaaagtaGCTCAACTTCGAATTCAGTAGCCAAGCcttcgttttccttttcgAGCAAGTCAGTTGATATTCAAGCACCAACGGATAATAAAACGCTCAAGTCTacgttttcttttactgAACCTGCCCAAAAAGATTCATCGGTTGTTTCGGATCCTAAAAAGCCCTCCTTTACGTTTGCGGCTTCAAAAACTACACAACAAAAGccattgttttcatttggtAAACCAGATGCGACCAAAGAACCACCGGGCTGTAAGACTTCATTCGGCCTCACTAAACCTTCTCCTGAAGAGACGGAGAAAAAAGCTACGACGCAATCTTTTACATTTGGTGGACCGGCAACAAATCACACCACGGACACGAGCATAAAACCATCTTTTAGTTTTGGAGCTACTGAGTCGACTGAGCCATCGACAACTACGGCAGTGGGAAGTACTGGAAAGCTATCCAATGGATTTTCCTTTACAAAATTTAATGGCAACAAAGAAAAGTCAAGTTCACCGAATTCTCTCTTCGGCGGTTCTGCTTCCTCAACTCCAGTTCCCCTTTTGGGTAAGCCAACTGACGTTAGTAGTAGTACAACATCTAAATCTGCATTTTCATTCGGTACCGCCAACGCTGCGAATGCTTCAGCAAATTCTACATCATTTTCGTTCAAAGCTCCTACTACTGGCAACGGGACAACCACCACAGCCAACAATACCTCAGGAACCAATATAGCGGGTGGCTTTGATTTAGGAAAACCAGCTCAAAATATTGCTGGTAGCAACAGCAATGGAGCAGGCTCCGGATTTAGTTTTTCGAGCCCAGGAACCGCAGCAAATGGTGTAGCCTCCAACCAGCCTTCATTTAATTTTGGGAACAATGGTGCAGGAGGTCTTAACCCTTTTACATCGGCAACGCCATCAGCTAATGCTGGCCTATTTAGTAAAGCCTCTTCCATGGGTGCACAGAATATCAATGCTCCTTCTGCTTTCAATTTTACTGGAAACAATTCTACGACTGATGGGGGTTCTGTATTTAATATgaacaacaacagtaaCGCTAATACCGTGTTTGCTGGATCTAATACTAATCAACCTCATCAATCGCAAAATCCTTCTCTTAATGCAAATAACTCATTCACGCCATCAACAGTTCCTAATATTAATTTCGCTGGATTCAACGGCGGAAATACTATTACTGCGGTCGGCACCTTAAAGCCAAGTGATATATTTGGTGTAAATGCAGCCTCTGGTTCTAACTCGAATACAATAAATCCGTCATCTATTTTTGGAGGGGGCAGTGGTGTACCGACACCTTCTTTTGGGCAACCACAGTCAGCGCCTAATCAAATGGGGATGGGAATGAATAATGGCATGAGCATGAGTAGCGGTGTTATGGCGAACAGAAAAATTGCAAGAATGAGGCACTCTAAAAGATAA
- the RKI1 gene encoding ribose-5-phosphate isomerase RKI1 (Ribose-5-phosphate ketol-isomerase~similar to YOR095C): MAASVPKIDGLKSLGNPLEDAKRAAAYRAVDENLKFDDHKIIGIGSGSTVVYVAERIGQYLHDTNFCEVTSKFICIPTGFQSRNLILDNKLQLGSIEQYPRIDIAFDGADEVDENLQLIKGGGACLFQEKLVSTSAKTFIIVADSRKKSPKHLGRNWKQGVPIEIVPSSYVRVKNDLLEQLHAKKVDIRQGGSAKAGPVVTDNNNFIIDADFGEISDPRKLHREIKLLVGVVETGLFIDNASKAYFGNSDGSVEVMEK; this comes from the coding sequence ATGGCTGCCAGTGTCCCAAAAATTGACGGGTTGAAATCTTTGGGTAATCCTTTGGAGGATGCTAAAAGAGCTGCAGCATACAGAGCagttgatgaaaatttgaaatttgatGATCACAAAATCATTGGAATTGGTAGTGGTAGTACGGTAGTCTACGTCGCCGAAAGAATAGGGCAATATTTGCATGATACTAATTTTTGTGAAGTAACGTCTAAATTCATTTGCATTCCAACAGGATTTCAATCTAGGAACTTGATCTTGGATAACAAACTGCAACTAGGCTCCATTGAACAGTATCCTCGTATTGATATAGCTTTTGATGGTGCTGATGAAGTGGATGAGAATTTACAATTGATTAAAGGTGGTGGTGCTTGTttatttcaagaaaaattggtcAGCACTAGTGCTAAAACCTTCATTATTGTTGCggattcaagaaaaaagtcGCCAAAACATTTAGGTAGGAACTGGAAGCAAGGTGTTCCCATTGAAATCGTACCTTCCTCATATGTGAGAGTCAAGAATGACCTATTGGAACAATTGCATGCCAAAAAAGTTGACATCAGACAGGGAGGTTCTGCTAAAGCAGGTCCTGTCGTAACTGACAATAACAACTTCATTATCGATGCGGATTTCGGTGAAATTTCCGATCCAAGAAAATTGCAtagagaaataaaattgtTAGTCGGCGTAGTGGAAACGGGTTTATTCATCGACAATGCTTCAAAAGCTTATTTCGGTAATTCTGATGGCAGTGTTGAAGTTATGGAAAAGTGA
- a CDS encoding uncharacterized protein (similar to YOR097C), with amino-acid sequence MDLKRDWLRWKITIGSGPGSIVLDFPSFLVGCAFTTMMGPILQKFIGKLLAGLITVCKFLVIIGSIVFVIGVVSKKYTYDDFKVSIKRSGKSDELETEPRRAAKTATVPMEKDEGVGSYNYFEIPITKEAPTIPYINCDDTNSLRKPPKGASSVGLSNSNRYENFINMARHK; translated from the coding sequence AtggatttgaaaagagattGGTTACGATGGAAAATTACGATAGGTAGTGGGCCAGGCAGTATCGTGCTGGATTTCCCATCATTTTTAGTAGGATGTGCATTCACAACAATGATGGGACCGATCTTACAAAAGTTTATAGGTAAACTTTTAGCAGGTTTAATAACGGTATGCAAATTCTTAGTTATTATTGGAAGTATTGTCTTTGTTATCGGAGTTGTGTCAAAGAAATACACATATGACGATTTCAAGGTAAGCATAAAAAGATCGGGGAAGTCAGATGAGTTGGAAACTGAACCAAGGAGAGCTGCGAAAACAGCAACTGTTCCAATGGAAAAAGACGAGGGCGTAGGGTCTTATaattattttgaaatacCCATAACGAAGGAAGCGCCTACAATTCCTTATATTAATTGTGATGATACCAACTCACTCAGAAAGCCACCCAAAGGTGCATCAAGCGTAGGTTTATCCAACTCCAATAGATACGAAAATTTCATAAATATGGCACGACATAAGTAG
- the RPS7A gene encoding 40S ribosomal protein eS7 (Protein component of the small (40S) ribosomal subunit~similar to YOR096W), with protein sequence MSAPQAKILSQAPTELELQVAQAFVELENSSPELKAELRPLQFKSIREIDVAGGKKALAIFVPVPSLAGFHKVQTKLTRELEKKFQDRHVIFLAERRILPKPSRTSRQVQKRPRSRTLTAVHDKILEDLVFPTEIVGKRVRYLVGGNKIQKVLLDSKDVQQIDYKLESFQAVYNKLTGKQIVFEIPSETH encoded by the exons ATGTCTGCCCCACAAGCCAAGATTTTGTCTCAAGCTCCAACTGAATTGGAATTACAAGTTGCTCAAGCTTTCgttgaattggaaaattctTCTCCAGAATTGAAAGCTGAATTGAGACCTTTGCAATTCAAGTCCATCAGAGAA aTCGACGTTGCTGGTGGTAAGAAGGCTTTGGCCATTTTTGTTCCAGTCCCATCTTTGGCTGGCTTCCACAAGGTTCAAACTAAATTGACCCgtgaattggaaaagaaattccaaGACCGTcatgtcatcttcttggCTGAAAGAAGAATCTTGCCAAAACCATCTAGAACATCTAGACAAGTTCAAAAGAGACCAAGATCCAGAACTTTGACTGCTGTTCATGACAAGATCTTGGAAGACTTAGTCTTCCCAACTGAAATTGTTGGTAAGAGAGTTAGATACTTGGTCGGTGGTAACAAGATCCAAAAAGTTTTGTTAGACTCCAAGGATGTCCAACAAATCGATTACAAATTGGAATCTTTCCAAGCCGTTTACAACAAGTTGACTGGTAAGCAAATTGTTTTCGAAATTCCAAGTGAAACTCATTAG
- the PIN2 gene encoding Pin2p (Exomer-dependent cargo protein~similar to YOR104W) — translation MNVCRLKEIVPLFPRSSFTDGVVSTGKSFRSWDTCMDNKACKIIAIVGIVLASILVIWLVGGLLTCFRQGVTGIGQFVCWCCRCSNDRNRNDGMPVNEGFNRVNMGVAPPSTVIYQPIQQPESAYYRNDAKNDTFYDEVKTPSNEIYELEEDFDLEKQKEKTRRKQMKQRNKEGHSPSRVAPLVYDEDDSQPQYDARNSFIQNATNAGNNNAHTTSQSPIFDISDYGENYYYDNNNINSNLQGNTYNAPSSNHRSPYPTDNYQSYQGYKPNQSDRYY, via the coding sequence ATGAACGTGTGCAGGTTGAAGGAAATAGTGCCACTATTTCCGAGATCGTCCTTTACAGATGGTGTAGTAAGCACAGGAAAAAGTTTCCGAAGTTGGGATACCTGCATGGACAATAAAGCATGTAAAATTATTGCGATCGTGGGTATTGTGTTAGCAAGCATACTTGTTATTTGGTTGGTCGGGGGGTTACTGACGTGTTTTAGGCAAGGTGTAACAGGAATAGGTCAATTCGTTTGTTGGTGTTGTCGTTGTTCCAATGACAGAAATAGAAATGATGGAATGCCTGTAAATGAAGGTTTTAATAGAGTTAACATGGGTGTGGCTCCTCCATCTACTGTCATTTATCAGCCTATCCAACAGCCTGAAAGTGCATACTACAGAAATGATGCAAAGAATGATACATTTTACGACGAAGTGAAAACTCCTAGCAACGAGATTTATGAATTGGAGGAAGATTTCGATTTGgagaaacaaaaagagaaaacaagGAGGAAACAGATGAAACAAAGAAATAAGGAAGGACATAGTCCTAGTAGGGTGGCTCCTCTAGTGtatgacgaagatgattCTCAACCGCAATACGATGCTAGAAATTCGTTTATCCAAAATGCAACTAATGCTGGTAACAATAACGCTCATACTACTTCACAATCTccaatttttgatatcagTGACTATGGCGAGAACTATTACTACGATAATAACAACATCAATAGTAACCTTCAGGGGAACACCTACAATGCTCCCTCCTCCAATCATAGAAGTCCATATCCAACCGATAATTATCAATCCTACCAAGGATATAAACCAAACCAAAGCGATAGATATTACTAA
- the RAS1 gene encoding Ras family GTPase RAS1 (GTPase involved in G-protein signaling in adenylate cyclase activation~similar to YOR101W): protein MQGNKSTIREYKIVVVGGGGVGKSALTIQFIQSYFVDEYDPTIEDSYRKQVVIDDKVSILDILDTAGQEEYSAMREQYMRTGEGFLLVYSVTSRNSFDELLSYYQQIQRVKDSDYIPVVVVGNKLDLENERQVSYEDGQRLANQLNAPFLETSAKQAINVDEAFYDLIRLVRDDGGKYNSMNRQPDNSADSNEMRNSGPTTSATADGDKKNNGTYVVDSSLTNAGTGSSSKSVTNHNVETTKRTDEKNYINGNNNNDGNNNYNSSKSNGNRSDNSRDNHNNAPNARSKQSTGAQKNSSANTKKESNGGCCIIC from the coding sequence ATGCAAGGAAACAAATCAACAATAAGAGAGTATAAGATAGTAGTGGTCGGTGGAGGTGGCGTTGGTAAGTCCGCTTTAACAATCCAATTCATTCAATCATACTTCGTGGACGAATATGACCCTACCATCGAAGACTCTTATAGAAAACAAGTTGTCATTGACGACAAAGTATCCATTTTGGATATTCTAGATACTGCTGGCCAAGAAGAGTATTCTGCAATGAGAGAGCAGTACATGAGAACCGGGGAAGGTTTCCTACTTGTCTACTCTGTCACTTCTAGAAATTCCTTTGATGAGTTGCTGTCTTATTATCAGCAAATTCAAAGGGTCAAGGATTCTGACTACATTCCTGTAGTCGTGGTAGGTAATAAACTGGAccttgaaaatgaaaggCAAGTCTCTTACGAAGACGGGCAACGCTTAGCTAACCAATTGAATGCACCCTTTCTGGAAACATCCGCCAAGCAAGCCATTAATGTAGACGAGGCGTTTTATGACCTTATCCGTTTGGTAAGGGACGACGGCGGGAAATACAATAGCATGAATCGTCAACCGGATAATTCTGCCGATTCGAATGAAATGAGGAACTCGGGGCCGACCACATCTGCAACGGCGGATGGagacaaaaagaacaacGGGACTTATGTTGTTGATAGTTCTTTGACTAATGCCGGCACCGGCTCTAGTTCGAAATCAGTCACTAATCATAATGTTGAAACTACTAAAAGAACTGATGAAAAGAACTACATCAATggaaacaataataacgacGGAAATAACAATTATAATTCTAGTAAGAGCAACGGAAATCGAAGTGACAATAGTCGTGATAATCATAATAATGCTCCAAATGCGAGAAGTAAACAGTCCACTGGGgcacaaaaaaattcaagcGCCAACACTAAAAAAGAATCTAATGGTGGTTGTTGTATAATTTGTTAA
- the CRC1 gene encoding carnitine:acyl carnitine antiporter (Mitochondrial inner membrane carnitine transporter~similar to YOR100C), translating to MSSDTSLSESSLLKEESGSLTKSRPPIKSNPVRENIKSFVAGGVGGVCAVFTGHPFDLIKVRCQNGQANSTIHAVTNILKEARTQVRGTIFTNSVKGFYKGVIPPLLGVTPIFAVSFWGYDVGKKLVTFNNKNGGSDELTMGQMAAAGFISAIPTTLVTAPTERVKVVLQTSSKGSFIQAAKTIVREGGIASLFKGSLATLARDGPGSALYFASYEISKNYLNSRQPRPDVGKDEPVNILNVCLAGGIAGMSMWLAVFPIDTIKTKLQASSTRQNMISATKEIYLKRGGIKGFFPGLGPALLRSFPANAATFLGVEMTHSLFKKYGI from the coding sequence ATGTCTTCAGACACTTCATTATCGGAATCTTCATTACTTAAAGAAGAGAGTGGGAGCCTGACTAAGTCTCGTCCACCTATAAAATCAAACCCGGTACGCGAGAATATCAAATCATTTGTGGCCGGTGGAGTTGGCGGGGTATGTGCGGTGTTTACGGGTCATCCCTTCGACTTAATTAAAGTGAGATGTCAAAATGGTCAAGCGAATTCCACAATACATGCCGTtacaaatattttaaaagaagCTAGAACTCAAGTGAGGGGCACAATATTTACCAACTCCGTAAAGGGCTTCTATAAAGGTGTCATCCCGCCCTTATTAGGTGTCACTCCCATATTTGCGGTTTCTTTCTGGGGTTACGATGTAGGTAAGAAACTGGTCACTTTTAATAACAAGAACGGAGGCAGCGACGAGCTAACTATGGGCCAAATGGCTGCTGCAGGATTCATCAGCGCTATTCCCACCACTTTAGTGACTGCGCCAACGGAAAGAGTTAAAGTTGTACTGCAAACGTCTTCCAAAGGTTCTTTCATTCAGGCGGCAAAAACCATCGTTAGAGAAGGCGGTATAGCTTCTTTGTTTAAAGGTTCATTAGCCACTTTAGCAAGAGATGGGCCTGGTTCGGCTCTATATTTTGCATCTtatgaaatttcaaaaaattacttGAATAGCAGGCAACCTCGTCCAGATGTGGGCAAAGACGAGCCGGTTAATATCTTGAACGTGTGTCTTGCTGGTGGTATTGCTGGTATGTCGATGTGGCTAGCTGTTTTCCCCATAGACACTATAAAAACCAAATTGCAGGCTTCTTCCACGAGGCAGAATATGATTTCCGCTACAAAGGAAATTTATCTAAAAAGAGGTGGTATCAAGGGATTTTTCCCTGGTTTAGGCCCTGCTTTACTAAGATCTTTCCCAGCTAATGCGGCTACATTTTTGGGTGTGGAGATGACTCACTCATTGTTCAAGAAGTATGGTATATGA
- the OST2 gene encoding dolichyl-diphosphooligosaccharide-protein glycotransferase (Epsilon subunit of the oligosaccharyltransferase complex~similar to YOR103C) — protein MAKTPKANTPKVTSTSSAVLSDFQEAFKTSKRAYFAQIEKYPKLKLIDTFCFFLVLLGMIQCTFIILIRDNFPFNAFLSGFIICVGQFVLLMSLRLQLCDSFPGISKNRAFAEFIIASLILHFVCLHFIN, from the coding sequence ATGGCAAAAACACCAAAGGCAAACACACCAAAAGTAACAAGTACGTCCTCTGCAGTGCTATCAGATTTTCAAGAGGCTTTCAAGACTTCCAAGAGGGCATATTTTGcccaaattgaaaaatatccTAAACTGAAACTAATTGATACattctgtttctttttagtaTTATTAGGGATGATCCAGTGTACATTCATTATCTTGATTCGTGATAATTTTCCCTTTAATGCGTTCTTATCTGGGTTCATTATTTGTGTGGGACAATTCGTCTTGTTGATGAGTTTACGGTTACAATTGTGTGATAGTTTTCCAGGCATTTCGAAGAACAGAGCTTTTGCCGAGTTTATAATTGCTAGTTTGATTTTACATTTCGTTTGTTTACATTTTATAAATTGA
- the KTR1 gene encoding alpha-1,2-mannosyltransferase KTR1 (Alpha-1,2-mannosyltransferase~similar to YOR099W), giving the protein MAKIMIPASKQPVYKKLGLLLVAVFTVYVFFHGAQYARGSAPTPKYSTVLSSHSGYKYSKVELPKYSGPREKATFVTLVRNRDLYSLAESIKSVEDRFNSKFNYDWVFLNDEEFTDEFKNVTSALVSGKTKYGLIPQEHWSFPDWIDEEKAAQVRKEMGEKRIIYGDSESYRHMCRFESGFFYKHPLMDDYDWYWRVEPDIKLHCDIDYDVFRFMKDNKKKYAFAISIKEYEATIPTLWATTRKFMELHRDLIHENNMLDFVSDDNGLSYNLCHFWSNFEIASLDLWRSPGYSAYFNYLDQAGGFFYERWGDAPVHSIGAALFLDRSEIHHFGDIGYYHVPFHSCPIDTSIRLANKCDCDPSKDFTWHSYSCTTKFYNLNMLQKPAGWQNHIG; this is encoded by the coding sequence ATGGCGAAGATTATGATCCCTGCTAGCAAGCAGCCTGTCTACAAAAAATTGGGACTTCTTCTGGTTGCTGTGTTTACAGTGTATGTGTTCTTTCATGGTGCTCAGTATGCTAGAGGTTCTGCCCCAACCCCAAAATACAGTACCGTGCTATCGTCACACTCGGGCTATAAGTACTCGAAAGTGGAACTACCAAAGTATAGCGGTCCCCGTGAAAAGGCCACTTTTGTCACTCTAGTGCGTAATAGAGATCTTTATTCGTTGGCCGAGTCTATCAAGTCCGTCGAAGATAGGTTTAACTCCAAGTTCAATTATGATTGGGTGTTTTTGAACGATGAAGAGTTCACTgatgaattcaaaaacgTTACATCAGCTTTGGTTAGTGgtaaaacaaaatatggTCTCATCCCACAGGAGCATTGGTCCTTCCCTGATTGGattgatgaagagaaagCTGCTCAAgtgagaaaagaaatgggtGAGAAAAGAATCATCTACGGTGATTCCGAATCTTATAGACACATGTGTCGTTTTGAATCAGGCTTCTTTTACAAACATCCTTTGATGGATGACTATGATTGGTATTGGCGTGTGGAACCTGATATCAAGTTGCACTGTGATATTGACTACGATGTTTTCAGATTCATGAAAGacaacaagaaaaagtatgCCTTTGCCATTTCCATTAAGGAGTATGAAGCCACCATCCCCACTTTATGGGCGACTACTCGTAAATTCATGGAATTACACCGTGATCTTATCCATGAAAACAATATGTTAGACTTTGTTAGCGACGATAATGGTCTTTCATACAATTTGTGCCATTTCTGGtctaattttgaaattgctTCGTTAGATTTGTGGAGATCTCCAGGATATAGCGCATACTTTAATTACTTAGATCAAGCAGGTGGATTCTTTTATGAAAGGTGGGGTGATGCTCCGGTACATTCTATTGGTGCTGCGCTGTTCTTGGATCGTTCTGAAATCCATCACTTTGGTGATATCGGTTATTACCATGTTCCATTTCACTCCTGTCCAATAGACACAAGTATCAGACTGGCCAACAAATGTGATTGTGATCCAAGCAAAGATTTCACATGGCACAGTTATTCCTGCACTACTAAATTCTACAATTTAAACATGTTGCAAAAACCTGCTGGTTGGCAAAACCATATCGGTTGA